One window from the genome of Erwinia sorbitola encodes:
- a CDS encoding DoxX family protein: MIANTLTRFNQMFSHPDAAKLLLRLTVGGLMLFHGWHKLHAGVGGIQGMLVAHGLPAFIGYGVLLGEVVAPLLLIFGILCRLSALTVIGTMVVAWLLADLGNTFSLTPVGAWALEEIALYALASAAILLQGCGKYSVLKNSAWR, from the coding sequence ATGATAGCTAATACACTCACCCGATTTAACCAGATGTTCTCACACCCCGACGCGGCCAAATTATTGCTGCGGCTGACGGTCGGTGGCCTGATGCTTTTCCATGGCTGGCATAAGCTTCATGCCGGGGTTGGCGGAATTCAGGGAATGCTGGTCGCCCACGGGCTGCCGGCTTTTATCGGCTACGGCGTACTGCTGGGTGAAGTAGTGGCACCGCTGCTGCTGATCTTCGGGATCCTCTGCCGCCTGTCTGCCCTGACCGTTATCGGCACGATGGTGGTTGCCTGGCTGCTGGCCGATCTCGGGAATACCTTCAGTCTGACGCCGGTTGGTGCCTGGGCTCTTGAGGAGATCGCCCTGTATGCGCTGGCCTCGGCGGCGATCCTGTTGCAGGGCTGCGGTAAATATTCAGTGTTAAAGAACAGCGCCTGGCGTTAA
- a CDS encoding histidine phosphatase family protein produces MKKRMMAGLVLLAATTTTVAAYTAPVPAADDSITVYFVRHGQTLLNSTEQVQGWVDSPLTQQGITMARDVGEGLKKIKFDSFYSSDAGRQRETLRVILQQEGVKNYQPRELKGLREVYFGCFEGYPNSEMIAGAAKSLGLKDGAELWRHIKAGALTTDKQIDAISKADRCGKAETFQQVKARTSEALKTMIDQAEAQGDKTVLAVSSGLAIQTIMAGLTDNPARNKPLENAAVVKVVYHDGQYSVPEIGNMQYLKDGKAALEKQGKAASAPRS; encoded by the coding sequence ATGAAAAAAAGGATGATGGCCGGGCTGGTCTTACTCGCAGCAACCACCACAACCGTTGCTGCTTATACCGCGCCGGTTCCGGCAGCGGATGACAGCATTACTGTCTACTTTGTGCGCCATGGTCAGACTCTGCTCAACTCCACAGAGCAGGTGCAGGGCTGGGTAGACAGCCCGCTGACACAACAGGGTATCACTATGGCGCGCGACGTTGGCGAAGGGTTGAAGAAGATTAAATTCGATAGTTTCTACTCCAGTGATGCCGGCCGCCAGCGTGAAACCCTGCGGGTTATTTTGCAGCAGGAAGGAGTAAAAAATTACCAGCCGCGTGAGCTGAAAGGCTTACGTGAAGTCTACTTTGGCTGTTTTGAAGGCTATCCGAACTCGGAGATGATAGCTGGTGCCGCGAAGTCACTGGGCCTGAAAGATGGCGCTGAGTTGTGGCGTCATATTAAAGCCGGTGCGCTTACCACGGATAAACAGATCGATGCGATTTCCAAAGCCGACCGCTGTGGCAAGGCGGAAACTTTTCAGCAGGTTAAAGCCCGCACCTCTGAGGCATTAAAAACGATGATCGATCAGGCGGAAGCTCAGGGGGATAAGACGGTGCTGGCTGTCTCTTCCGGCCTGGCCATTCAGACTATTATGGCTGGTTTAACCGATAACCCGGCAAGAAATAAGCCGCTGGAGAATGCTGCCGTAGTAAAAGTGGTTTATCACGACGGTCAGTACAGCGTGCCGGAAATAGGCAATATGCAGTATCTGAAGGACGGCAAAGCCGCTCTTGAAAAACAAGGCAAGGCTGCCAGCGCACCACGGAGTTAA
- a CDS encoding TonB-dependent siderophore receptor translates to MNRYGHFRLHPLALLLTATIAGTAVAAGDINADGEDENVMMVQKTAEQELKQQPGVSVITAEDIAKNPPVNDLSDIIRKMPGVNLTGNSANGSRGNNRQIDIRGMGPENTLILIDGVPVSSRNSVRYSWKGERDSRGDSNWVPAEMVERIEVLRGPAAARYGSGAAGGVINIHTKRPTKEWHGSLSLFTNQPEDSKEGDTKRTNFSLSGPLAGDALTMRLYGNLNKTDADAADINQAQNGSYAAGREGVRNKDINTLISWKITPSQIMDFSYGYSRQGNIYAGDTQYSNGNISPGGLVDSLYGSETNRLYRQSYGMTHNGFWDWGDSKLAFNYEKTNNTRLKEGAGGRVEGMINSDEYSTSRLQNYRASGEVNVPFDRWIEQTVTLGAEWNHEKLDDPASMSATDASGETIGDISGNPSDRNTENSATTAAVYFEDNIQPWEGTFLIPGLRLDHHSEFGANWSPSLNVSQELGEGFKLKAGIARVFKAPNLYQSSEGYLLSTRGNGCPTTVATGSCYLIGNDNLDAEVSVNKELGLEFAADGYAAGLTWFRNDYKNKIVSGTELLGTASNGYNILQWENGGKAVVEGLEASLTLPLVEDVLDWRTNATYMIESKNKETGNPLSIIPKYTINSMLDYQITDKFSTELNWTLYGRQKPREFTESRLEGDTGLSSKEIGAYSVVGLNLNYTLTRNLSLKGGVSNLFDKQIYRENDGASTYNEPGRAYYAGVTMSF, encoded by the coding sequence ATGAACAGGTACGGACACTTTCGACTACACCCTCTGGCGCTGTTATTGACGGCGACTATCGCCGGTACGGCAGTTGCCGCTGGCGACATTAACGCCGACGGCGAAGATGAAAACGTAATGATGGTTCAGAAAACGGCAGAGCAGGAGCTGAAGCAACAGCCAGGCGTGTCGGTCATCACCGCAGAGGATATCGCTAAGAATCCGCCAGTTAACGATTTGTCCGACATCATCCGTAAAATGCCCGGGGTCAACCTGACCGGTAACAGCGCCAACGGCAGCCGGGGCAATAACCGCCAGATTGATATTCGCGGTATGGGTCCGGAAAACACGCTGATCCTGATTGACGGCGTGCCGGTCAGTTCACGTAACTCAGTACGCTATAGCTGGAAAGGTGAACGTGACAGCCGTGGTGACAGCAACTGGGTACCTGCGGAGATGGTTGAACGGATTGAGGTTCTGCGTGGCCCGGCCGCTGCACGTTACGGATCCGGTGCCGCTGGCGGTGTGATTAACATCCATACCAAACGTCCGACCAAAGAGTGGCACGGCTCACTTTCGCTGTTTACTAACCAGCCGGAAGACAGTAAAGAAGGCGACACCAAGCGCACCAACTTCAGCCTGAGCGGCCCGCTGGCAGGCGATGCACTGACCATGCGCCTGTATGGCAACCTGAACAAAACAGACGCTGACGCCGCCGATATCAACCAGGCACAGAATGGCTCGTATGCCGCTGGCCGCGAAGGGGTGCGTAATAAAGATATTAATACGCTGATTTCATGGAAAATCACGCCCTCACAGATTATGGATTTCAGCTATGGCTACAGCCGCCAGGGCAATATCTACGCAGGGGATACGCAGTACAGTAACGGCAATATCAGTCCGGGCGGGCTGGTTGATTCGCTGTATGGTTCCGAAACTAATCGTCTGTATCGTCAATCTTACGGCATGACCCATAACGGCTTCTGGGACTGGGGCGACTCAAAACTTGCCTTCAATTACGAGAAAACCAATAACACGCGCCTGAAAGAGGGAGCGGGTGGTCGTGTAGAAGGAATGATTAACAGCGACGAATACAGCACCAGCCGCCTGCAAAACTATCGTGCCAGCGGAGAAGTTAACGTGCCGTTTGATCGCTGGATTGAACAAACCGTCACCCTTGGTGCCGAGTGGAATCATGAAAAACTCGACGATCCTGCCTCCATGTCAGCAACCGATGCCAGCGGTGAGACGATCGGTGATATATCGGGTAATCCGTCGGATCGTAATACGGAAAACAGCGCAACCACCGCAGCTGTCTATTTCGAAGACAATATCCAGCCATGGGAAGGCACTTTCCTGATCCCGGGGCTGCGCCTCGATCACCACAGTGAATTTGGTGCCAACTGGAGCCCCAGCTTAAACGTCTCCCAGGAACTGGGTGAGGGATTCAAGCTGAAAGCGGGTATTGCCCGGGTGTTTAAAGCGCCTAACCTCTATCAGTCCAGCGAAGGCTATCTGCTCAGTACCCGTGGCAACGGCTGCCCGACCACGGTTGCCACCGGTAGCTGCTATCTGATTGGTAACGATAATCTGGATGCAGAAGTCAGCGTTAACAAAGAGCTGGGGCTGGAGTTTGCCGCCGACGGATACGCAGCGGGCCTGACCTGGTTCCGCAACGACTACAAGAATAAAATCGTTTCCGGCACCGAATTGCTGGGTACGGCTTCGAATGGCTACAATATCCTGCAATGGGAGAACGGCGGCAAAGCGGTGGTGGAAGGGCTGGAAGCCAGTCTGACGCTGCCACTGGTTGAGGACGTGCTCGACTGGCGCACCAATGCCACCTATATGATTGAGTCAAAAAACAAGGAAACCGGTAACCCGCTGTCGATCATTCCAAAATACACCATTAACTCGATGCTGGATTATCAGATCACCGATAAGTTCTCCACCGAACTGAACTGGACGCTGTACGGTCGCCAGAAACCGCGTGAGTTCACTGAAAGCCGCCTTGAAGGAGACACCGGACTTTCCAGCAAAGAAATTGGCGCCTATTCCGTAGTCGGGCTGAACCTGAATTACACCCTCACCAGGAATCTGAGCCTGAAGGGTGGCGTCAGTAATCTGTTTGATAAACAGATTTATCGCGAGAACGACGGCGCATCCACCTATAACGAACCGGGCCGCGCCTATTACGCCGGAGTCACGATGTCGTTTTAA
- a CDS encoding siderophore ABC transporter substrate-binding protein, with product MRFPQALVSTLFSIMLLSAPVALAADAATLEIVHAQGTTAVPKNPQRVVILSPATLDIADALGVKVIGVPQTSAHYPAHLAKYNDSAYFNAGTLFEPDYEALSNAKPDLILAGARAIEAYGKLSEIAPTISLDLDPKHFVQSLTERTEQLGTIFDKQDKAREVIAAFNTQIADLRKESTHAGSAMMLMINGGKISAHSPGSRFGFIYDVLGFKPATSFPQTGKHGNAVSPEFIMEANPDWLFVLDRDSAIGRKEGASAQQVLDNPLVRKTNAWKKQQVVYLDSGSLYIAGGIQSYSNLMTQVKQVLDKAKTQP from the coding sequence ATGCGCTTCCCTCAGGCTTTGGTTTCAACGCTTTTTTCCATCATGCTGCTCTCTGCCCCCGTGGCTCTGGCAGCAGACGCCGCAACGCTTGAGATCGTTCACGCGCAGGGCACCACTGCCGTGCCGAAAAACCCACAGCGAGTGGTGATCCTCAGCCCGGCAACGCTGGATATTGCCGATGCCCTGGGCGTCAAGGTAATCGGAGTACCGCAGACGAGCGCGCATTACCCGGCGCATCTGGCGAAGTACAACGACTCCGCGTATTTCAATGCGGGCACGCTGTTTGAACCTGATTATGAAGCCCTGAGCAATGCGAAACCTGACCTGATTCTCGCCGGTGCCCGCGCTATCGAGGCCTATGGCAAGCTGAGTGAAATTGCTCCAACAATTTCTCTCGACCTTGATCCAAAGCACTTCGTGCAGAGCCTGACTGAACGCACCGAACAGCTTGGCACTATCTTCGATAAGCAGGATAAGGCCCGCGAAGTCATCGCCGCGTTTAATACACAGATTGCCGATCTGCGTAAAGAATCGACCCACGCCGGAAGCGCCATGATGCTGATGATTAACGGCGGTAAAATTAGCGCCCACTCACCTGGCTCCCGCTTCGGTTTTATCTATGATGTTTTGGGCTTTAAACCGGCTACCAGCTTCCCGCAAACAGGCAAGCACGGTAATGCGGTCTCTCCTGAGTTCATTATGGAAGCCAATCCGGACTGGCTGTTTGTACTGGATCGCGATAGCGCCATTGGCCGCAAAGAGGGGGCTTCTGCACAGCAGGTGCTGGACAACCCGCTGGTGCGTAAAACCAATGCCTGGAAAAAACAGCAGGTGGTATATCTCGATTCCGGTTCGCTTTACATTGCCGGTGGTATTCAGAGCTACAGTAATCTGATGACCCAGGTGAAGCAGGTGCTGGATAAAGCGAAAACTCAGCCGTAA
- a CDS encoding ABC transporter permease, translating into MKSFAFITGLALLLGLIVCSLFVGVSRVTLVSLWSDPEMREILMLSRFPRTAALLLAGSAMSVAGLIMQMLTQNRFVEPSVVGTTQSASLGLLLVMIVSPAAPIMLKMGVATLFALGGTALFMLLIQRIRMKSSLMVPLAGIMLGAVFSSVTTFLAMKFDLLQSLGGWESGDFSSVMQGRYELLWLVGAMTLLAAVIADRFTVAGMGRDFSVNVGLHYGRVMLIGMAIIAMISGVVIVVVGVLPFLGLIVPNIVSLALGDNLRRTVPWVALIGAILVIGCDVIGRLIIHPFEIPVSALLGVLGAIVFLVLIVRSKRHAH; encoded by the coding sequence ATGAAATCCTTTGCCTTTATTACAGGCCTGGCACTATTGCTGGGCCTGATTGTTTGCAGCCTGTTTGTCGGCGTCAGCCGCGTTACGCTGGTCAGCCTGTGGTCAGATCCGGAAATGCGGGAGATTCTGATGCTGAGTCGCTTTCCGCGCACCGCAGCTCTGCTACTGGCAGGCAGCGCAATGAGCGTGGCGGGGCTGATTATGCAGATGCTGACGCAAAACCGTTTTGTTGAGCCTTCCGTGGTGGGTACCACGCAGTCTGCCAGCCTCGGACTGCTGCTGGTGATGATCGTCAGCCCTGCCGCACCAATCATGCTAAAAATGGGAGTCGCCACGCTGTTTGCGCTGGGCGGAACCGCGCTGTTTATGCTGCTGATTCAGCGTATTCGTATGAAATCCTCCCTGATGGTTCCGCTGGCCGGAATTATGCTGGGAGCGGTTTTCAGCTCGGTGACCACTTTCCTTGCCATGAAATTTGACCTGCTCCAGTCGCTGGGGGGCTGGGAGTCCGGCGACTTCTCCAGCGTGATGCAGGGGCGTTACGAACTGTTGTGGCTGGTGGGCGCGATGACGCTGCTGGCCGCTGTGATTGCCGACCGCTTTACCGTGGCGGGCATGGGACGCGACTTTTCGGTTAATGTCGGGCTGCACTACGGACGCGTGATGCTGATAGGGATGGCAATTATTGCGATGATCAGCGGCGTGGTGATTGTGGTGGTGGGCGTGCTGCCGTTCCTCGGGTTAATCGTACCCAATATTGTCAGCCTGGCCCTGGGGGATAATCTGCGCCGAACCGTACCCTGGGTGGCGTTAATTGGCGCGATACTGGTAATCGGCTGCGATGTTATTGGCCGTCTGATTATTCACCCGTTTGAAATTCCGGTCAGTGCGCTGCTTGGCGTGCTGGGCGCGATCGTCTTCCTGGTACTGATTGTGAGGTCGAAACGCCATGCGCACTGA
- a CDS encoding iron chelate uptake ABC transporter family permease subunit, with protein sequence MRTDASVSLSPGKRLLLLAALLVGLMGIFMTIGLNGNTAYILRHRGQILATMVLVGFASGISTLLFQTLTRNRILTPSVMGLESLFVLMQTLLIFALDVGGLSIFGSVGRFLAESALLVMFATLLYRWLLGGAGLDLHRVLLIGLVCGTLFRSISGLMQRLMEPGEFAVLQSRIFATFTRADADVLLISALVIMLVALVVWRLRHRLDVMALGPDRAIALGIHWQRHVTGLLLLISLLVAVSTALVGPMMFLGLLIVNLAYPLMGSWRHAHLLPGCVLIGIITLVGGQLILERLLDMAGTLSVVIEFSGGILFIYLLLRKGAK encoded by the coding sequence ATGCGCACTGACGCCTCTGTCTCTCTGTCCCCGGGAAAGCGCCTGCTGTTGCTGGCTGCGCTACTGGTGGGGCTGATGGGGATATTTATGACCATCGGCCTGAACGGCAATACCGCTTATATCCTGCGGCATCGCGGGCAGATCCTCGCCACCATGGTACTGGTAGGGTTTGCTTCCGGCATCAGCACGCTGCTGTTTCAGACCCTGACGCGCAACCGAATTCTGACCCCCTCGGTAATGGGGCTGGAGTCACTGTTTGTGCTGATGCAGACGCTGCTGATTTTCGCGCTGGATGTTGGCGGGCTGAGTATTTTTGGCAGCGTGGGGCGTTTTCTTGCGGAAAGTGCGCTGCTGGTGATGTTTGCCACGCTGCTCTACCGCTGGCTGCTGGGCGGTGCCGGGTTGGATCTGCACCGGGTGCTATTGATTGGGCTGGTGTGCGGTACGCTGTTCCGCAGTATCTCCGGACTGATGCAGCGCCTGATGGAGCCAGGTGAGTTTGCCGTGCTGCAAAGTCGAATTTTCGCCACCTTTACCCGCGCCGACGCAGATGTGCTGCTTATTTCAGCGCTGGTGATTATGCTGGTGGCGCTGGTGGTCTGGCGGCTGCGCCACCGACTGGACGTGATGGCGCTGGGGCCGGATCGAGCTATCGCGCTCGGCATTCACTGGCAGCGTCATGTTACTGGTTTACTGCTGCTGATCTCGCTGCTGGTGGCGGTATCGACCGCGCTGGTGGGGCCGATGATGTTCCTCGGGCTGCTGATTGTTAACCTCGCCTATCCGCTGATGGGATCCTGGCGTCACGCCCATCTGCTGCCCGGCTGTGTGCTGATCGGCATTATTACGCTGGTCGGCGGCCAGCTGATTCTGGAACGACTGCTGGATATGGCCGGAACGCTTTCGGTGGTGATTGAGTTTAGCGGCGGCATTTTGTTCATCTATTTACTGCTGAGGAAGGGCGCGAAGTGA
- a CDS encoding iron ABC transporter ATP-binding protein codes for MIEIKHVSKQYGNQPVLQDICETLPSSGITSIIGPNGAGKSTLLSVISRLLNADSGEVKVDALDVSDANSEKLATVLSVLRQENHFTSRLTVWDLVSFGRYPYSKGRINDRDRQHIEQSLAFLELSALRNRYLDELSGGQRQRAFVAMVLCQDTQYVLLDEPLNNLDMKHSVAMMKQLRRAADQLEKSIVLVIHDINFASAYSDYILAMKDGKVVFRGTPEQVMVPQVIEQIFDLPVTVEQVNGQRIAMYYR; via the coding sequence GTGATCGAAATTAAGCACGTCAGCAAACAGTATGGTAATCAGCCGGTATTGCAGGATATCTGCGAAACGCTGCCGTCATCAGGCATTACTTCAATTATCGGGCCAAACGGAGCAGGAAAATCGACGCTGCTGTCGGTGATCAGCCGCCTGCTCAATGCAGACAGCGGCGAGGTTAAAGTGGATGCGCTCGACGTCAGCGACGCCAACAGTGAAAAACTGGCAACGGTACTCTCGGTGCTGCGCCAGGAAAACCACTTTACCAGCCGCCTGACGGTGTGGGATCTGGTGAGCTTTGGCCGCTATCCTTACAGCAAAGGGCGGATCAACGATCGCGACCGCCAGCATATTGAGCAGTCACTGGCATTTCTTGAGCTGTCCGCGCTGCGTAATCGCTATCTGGACGAGCTGTCGGGAGGCCAGCGGCAGCGTGCATTTGTAGCGATGGTGCTGTGCCAGGATACGCAGTATGTACTGCTGGACGAACCGCTAAATAACCTTGATATGAAACATAGCGTGGCGATGATGAAGCAGCTGAGACGCGCCGCCGATCAGTTAGAAAAGTCGATTGTCCTGGTGATCCACGACATCAATTTTGCCTCGGCGTACTCCGACTATATTCTGGCGATGAAGGACGGCAAGGTCGTATTTCGCGGGACGCCGGAGCAGGTAATGGTGCCCCAGGTGATTGAGCAGATTTTCGATCTGCCCGTGACCGTGGAGCAGGTCAACGGTCAGCGCATTGCGATGTACTACCGGTAG
- the yddG gene encoding aromatic amino acid DMT transporter YddG, with amino-acid sequence MTQKKATLIGLIAILLWSTIVGLIRGVSEGLGAVGGAAMIYTLSSLLLLVTVGFPQVKRFPRAYLLFGSLLFVSYEVCLSLSLGYARSATQAIEVGMVNYLWPSMTIILSALVTRQRCSLLIVPGLVLSVAGICQVLAGDHQLSYAEISNNLASNPLSYGLAFGGAIIWAIYCVVTRQIARGSNGITLFFMLTALALWVKYFSTPQPEMIINLRVLVSLGLAAMAMGFGYAAWNTGILHGNVTILATASYFIPVISALLAACILRASLSIGFWQGAAMVSLGALLCWWSTRGQRPNAA; translated from the coding sequence ATGACTCAAAAAAAAGCTACGCTGATCGGACTTATCGCTATTCTGCTGTGGAGCACGATTGTCGGGCTGATACGCGGCGTCAGCGAAGGGCTTGGTGCGGTGGGTGGCGCAGCGATGATCTACACCCTCAGTTCACTGCTGTTATTGGTAACGGTAGGTTTTCCACAGGTTAAACGATTTCCCCGCGCCTATCTGCTGTTTGGCAGCCTGCTGTTTGTCAGCTACGAAGTCTGCCTGTCGCTGTCGCTGGGCTACGCCCGCAGCGCTACACAGGCCATTGAAGTTGGTATGGTGAACTATCTCTGGCCCAGTATGACCATTATTTTATCAGCGCTGGTAACACGGCAGCGATGCAGCCTGCTGATTGTTCCCGGGCTGGTGCTTTCGGTGGCCGGAATTTGCCAGGTTCTGGCGGGCGATCATCAGCTCTCTTACGCCGAAATCAGCAATAACCTCGCCTCTAATCCACTCAGCTACGGTCTGGCCTTTGGCGGGGCAATTATCTGGGCGATCTACTGCGTGGTTACCCGGCAAATCGCCCGGGGAAGTAACGGTATTACGCTGTTTTTTATGCTGACTGCTCTGGCGCTGTGGGTAAAGTATTTCTCAACTCCGCAGCCGGAAATGATAATTAACCTGCGGGTGCTGGTAAGTCTGGGGCTGGCAGCCATGGCGATGGGCTTTGGCTATGCCGCATGGAATACCGGGATCCTGCATGGCAACGTCACCATACTGGCAACCGCCTCCTACTTTATTCCGGTGATTTCCGCCCTGCTGGCGGCCTGTATCCTGCGCGCCAGCCTGTCGATCGGCTTCTGGCAAGGGGCCGCCATGGTCAGCCTGGGAGCGCTGCTGTGCTGGTGGTCAACGCGCGGTCAGAGACCAAATGCGGCTTAA
- the mdtI gene encoding multidrug/spermidine efflux SMR transporter subunit MdtI, with amino-acid sequence MPEFEWIHAVWLCAATVLEIVANIFLKLSNGFKRKTYGILSLLAVLAAFSALSQAVKGIELSVAYALWGGFGLVATIAAGWILFGQRLNYKGWIGVVLLLVGMVLIKLA; translated from the coding sequence ATGCCAGAGTTTGAATGGATACATGCAGTCTGGCTGTGCGCAGCTACCGTGCTGGAAATTGTTGCCAATATATTTCTTAAACTTTCCAATGGGTTTAAACGTAAAACCTACGGCATCCTGTCATTACTGGCGGTACTGGCCGCCTTTAGTGCCCTGTCCCAGGCGGTAAAGGGCATTGAACTGTCTGTCGCCTATGCCTTGTGGGGCGGGTTTGGCCTTGTCGCCACTATCGCAGCGGGCTGGATACTGTTCGGGCAGCGCCTTAACTACAAAGGGTGGATCGGCGTGGTTCTGCTGCTGGTTGGCATGGTGCTGATTAAACTTGCCTGA
- the mdtJ gene encoding multidrug/spermidine efflux SMR transporter subunit MdtJ: MFYWMLLALAIAFEITGTLFMKWSNVNDNQLGYFLMLVMIALSYISLSISIKKIALGVAYAMWEGVGILFITLFSVLLFDESVSVFKMVGLVTLVVGIALIKCGTQSKSRGQHARV, encoded by the coding sequence ATGTTTTACTGGATGTTACTGGCACTGGCGATTGCTTTTGAAATCACCGGCACGCTTTTTATGAAATGGTCAAACGTTAACGATAATCAGCTGGGATATTTCCTGATGCTGGTGATGATCGCCCTCTCTTATATTTCCCTCTCTATTTCTATTAAAAAAATTGCGCTTGGCGTCGCTTATGCGATGTGGGAAGGCGTCGGTATTTTATTTATTACGCTGTTCAGCGTGCTGTTATTCGATGAGTCAGTCTCGGTATTTAAAATGGTGGGGCTGGTGACGCTGGTAGTCGGCATTGCTCTAATTAAATGTGGCACCCAGAGCAAGAGCAGGGGGCAGCATGCCAGAGTTTGA
- a CDS encoding LacI family DNA-binding transcriptional regulator, producing the protein MKFSIKQIAAQAGVSKATVDRALHKRGAVHAQTERRISQAIRDLEQQQRMNLASGRTIAVDVIMHTPARFSQLVTDALLAELGSFAPFRLTLRLHIFEEISAQKICQLMLRCASDSYGIILKAESSLEMPEVIAELLRQRVPVVTLVTDLPDSERIRYVGMDNHSAGQTAAWLMSRLLVQHSPEVAVVTGSPHFLGEEERAAGFCTAMSTMAPGLKMRRISEGYGIDAPTFSALSQQLAQFPGLGAVYCAGGGNTAILRAFSEAGRTINAFIGHDLDSENRQLLCDGKLDAIIHHELQQDARRIFQSILAFHGFISPPANHGQFSKVSIITPYNM; encoded by the coding sequence ATGAAATTCTCGATAAAACAGATCGCCGCACAAGCGGGAGTAAGTAAAGCAACAGTGGATCGTGCCCTGCATAAACGCGGTGCGGTTCATGCACAAACTGAGCGCCGCATCTCACAGGCCATCCGCGATCTGGAACAGCAGCAGCGCATGAACCTCGCCAGCGGCAGAACCATTGCCGTCGACGTTATCATGCATACTCCGGCCCGCTTCAGCCAGCTGGTCACCGACGCGCTGCTGGCCGAGCTGGGAAGCTTTGCCCCTTTCAGGCTCACTCTGCGGCTGCATATCTTTGAGGAGATCAGCGCACAAAAAATCTGCCAGCTGATGCTGCGCTGCGCCAGCGACAGCTACGGCATCATACTGAAAGCGGAAAGCAGCCTCGAAATGCCAGAGGTGATTGCGGAGCTGCTCAGACAGCGGGTTCCGGTGGTGACGCTGGTCACCGATCTCCCTGACAGTGAGCGCATTCGCTACGTCGGCATGGATAACCACTCTGCGGGCCAGACCGCCGCCTGGCTGATGTCACGCCTGCTGGTACAGCACTCTCCTGAGGTGGCGGTAGTCACCGGCAGCCCGCATTTTCTTGGTGAGGAGGAGCGCGCAGCCGGATTCTGCACCGCCATGTCGACAATGGCGCCAGGGTTGAAAATGCGCCGTATCAGTGAGGGCTATGGTATTGATGCGCCAACCTTTAGCGCACTGTCACAGCAGCTGGCGCAGTTTCCAGGGCTGGGCGCAGTCTACTGCGCAGGCGGAGGGAATACAGCAATCCTGCGGGCATTCTCGGAGGCAGGACGCACCATCAATGCGTTTATTGGGCACGATTTAGATAGCGAAAACCGCCAGCTACTCTGTGATGGTAAGCTCGATGCGATAATTCACCATGAATTACAGCAGGACGCACGGCGTATTTTTCAAAGTATTTTGGCGTTTCACGGTTTTATTTCACCACCGGCAAACCATGGGCAATTTTCAAAAGTGAGCATTATCACGCCTTACAACATGTAA